In Pleurodeles waltl isolate 20211129_DDA chromosome 5, aPleWal1.hap1.20221129, whole genome shotgun sequence, one genomic interval encodes:
- the RHOB gene encoding rho-related GTP-binding protein RhoB — protein MAAIRKKLVVVGDGACGKTCLLIVFSKDEFPEVYVPTVFENYVADIEVDGKQVELALWDTAGQEDYDRLRPLSYPDTDVILMCFSADSPDSLENIPEKWVPEVRHFCPSVPIILVANKKDLRQDEHVRGELARMKQEPVRAEDGRAMALRIGAYDYLECSAKTKEGVREVFETATRAALQKRHGSAGGGCANCCKVL, from the coding sequence ATGGCGGCTATCCGGAAGAAGCTGGTCGTGGTGGGCGACGGCGCGTGCGGCAAGACGTGCCTGCTGATCGTTTTCAGTAAGGACGAGTTCCCCGAGGTCTACGTGCCCACCGTCTTCGAGAACTATGTGGCCGACATCGAGGTGGACGGCAAGCAGGTGGAGCTGGCGCTGTGGGACACGGCCGGGCAGGAGGACTACGACCGGCTGCGCCCCCTCTCCTACCCCGACACGGACGTCATCCTCATGTGCTTCTCGGCCGACAGCCCCGACTCCCTGGAGAACATCCCCGAGAAGTGGGTGCCCGAGGTGCGCCACTTCTGCCCCAGCGTGCCCATCATCCTGGTCGCCAACAAGAAGGACCTGCGGCAGGACGAGCACGTCCGGGGCGAGCTGGCACGCATGAAGCAGGAGCCGGTGCGCGCCGAGGACGGCCGCGCCATGGCGCTGCGCATCGGCGCCTACGACTACCTCGAGTGCTCGGCCAAGACCAAGGAGGGCGTGCGGGAGGTCTTCGAGACGGCCACGCGCGCCGCCCTGCAGAAGAGGCACGGCTCCGCGGGCGGCGGCTGCGCCAACTGCTGCAAGGTACTGTGA